The following are from one region of the Capsicum annuum cultivar UCD-10X-F1 chromosome 1, UCD10Xv1.1, whole genome shotgun sequence genome:
- the LOC107852426 gene encoding UDP-galactose/UDP-glucose transporter 4, whose translation MKNDDQARFLFGISLSDRPKWQQFLICSSGFFFGYLVNGLCEEYVYNRLGFSYGWYFTFVQGFVYLFLIRVQGFTTKQMVNPWKTYVKLSIVLMCSHGLTKGSLAYLNYPAQIMFKSTKVLPVMVVGAFMPSLRRKYPVQEYVSAVLFVGGLIFFTLADANTSPNFSIIGVIMITAALVMDSFLGNLQEAIFTLNPDTSQREMLFCSTVVGAPVLLLPMILTGELFIAWKSCSEHPYIYGVLVFEAMATFIGQISVLSLIAIFGAATTAMVTTARKAVTLLLSYMIFTKPLTEQHCSGLLLISMGIVSRLLPENKPSQRAVKSDNIRQSHDKDDNLSSENVADEEKRPLVCA comes from the exons ATGAAGAATGATGATCAAGCAAGGTTTTTGTTTGGGATTTCACTATCTGATAGACCCAAATGGCAACAATTCCTCATTTGCTCTTCTGGATTCTTCTTTGGTTATCTTGTTAATGGCTTGTGTGAG GAGTATGTATACAATCGGCTGGGATTCAG CTATGGGTGGTATTTTACCTTTGTACAAGGTTTTGTATACCTATTTCTCATACGTGTACAGGGTTTCACCACAAAGCAAATGGTGAACCCGTGGAAAACTTATGTGAAGCTATCTATTGTACTCATGTGTTCTCATGGATTAACAAAGGGCTCCTTGGCTTATCTAAACTATCCAGCACAAATCATGTTCAAATCCACTAAG GTACTACCGGTAATGGTAGTGGGTGCCTTTATGCCTAGCTTGAGGAGAAAATACCCGGTTCAAGAATATGTCTCAGCTGTGCTTTTTGTTGGGGGCCTGATATTTTTCACCTTAGCGGATGCCAATACTTCGCCAAACTTCAGTATCATCGGTGTCATTATGATAACTGCTGCACTGGTGATGGACTCTTTTCTCGGTAATCTGCAGGAAGCGATTTTTACACTGAATCCTGATACCTCTCAG AGGGAGATGCTATTCTGCTCAACAGTTGTTGGCGCACCTGTTCTACTTCTGCCCATGATATTAACTGGAGAACTCTTCATTGCATGGAAATCATGTTCCGAG CATCCGTATATTTATGGGGTCTTGGTATTTGAAGCAATGGCCACATTCATCGGTCAAATTTCAGTGTTATCACTCATTGCTATTTTTGGTGCCGCCACTACTGCTATG GTAACGACAGCAAGAAAGGCAGTGACATTGTTGTTGTCATACATGATCTTTACCAAGCCTCTAACCGAACAACATTGCTCCGGATTGCTGTTAATATCTATGGGAATTGTTTCGCGACTCTTGCCAGAGAATAAACCTTCCCAACGAGCTGTGAAATCAGATAACATTAGGCAAAGTCATGACAAAGACGACAATCTATCATCAGAAAATGTTGCAGATGAAGAGAAGAGACCATTAGTATGTGcttga
- the LOC107866023 gene encoding uncharacterized protein LOC107866023 — protein sequence MMRGTKRFAPSDSKSFTNDSEEVQGKRIMSGSIFDPQKAEQSQPQTMKMPQLDMQRAESSRQHVRALNTQFASWVQTQLQNHPDELWEDGLQDYLNHSSTIKEKFSDIVNWLKANSTSGENKSTLGSQAASKTLGSENNKESDARLSFLKPAVPVANATSSFGASWSSGGLFNNSTPFSFGLQSSVQTQNSVPAKNDAANDVQDAEDEVEQPSSPSVKKTEEKGITVVHEVKCKLYVKSTDPADNAWKDRGTGQLSIRCKEGVSKGTRESKPTILIRNDVGKILLNALLYPGIKTNMQKNSVVAIFHTSGDGDNDAVVARTFLIRMKSEEDRNKLAAVIQEHAPAA from the exons ATGATGAGAGGAACCAAACGATTCGCTCCGTCCGATTCCAAATCCTTCACTAACGACTCT GAGGAGGTTCAGGGCAAAAGAATAATGTCAGGATCAATTTTTGATCCACAAAAGGCTGAGCAATCCCAACCACAAACTATGAAGATGCCGCAGTTAGATATGCAAAGGGCTGAATCATCTAGACAGCATGTGAGAGCTCTCAATACTCAGTTTGCCAG TTGGGTCCAAACTCAGTTACAGAACCACCCTGATGAACTTTGGGAAGATGGACTTCAAGACTACTTAAACCACTCTTCAACTATCAAG GAGAAGTTTAGTGACATTGTGAATTGGCTAAAAGCTAATTCTACCAGTGGAGAGAATAAATCTACACTGGGATCCCAAGCTGCGTCAAAGACCCTAGGGTcagaaaataataaggaaagtGACGCCAGATTATCTTTTCTCAAACCCGCTGTTCCTGTGGCTAATGCTACTTCAAGTTTCGGTGCATCATGGAGCTCAGGAGGTCTCTTTAACAATTCAACTCCCTTTTCATTTG GGCTTCAATCTTCGGTACAAACCCAAAATTCGGTACCTGCAAAAAACGATGCTGCAAATGATGTTCAAGATGCTG AAGATGAAGTGGAGCAGCCAAGCAGCCCATCTGTAAAGAAGACTGAAGAAAAGGGAATCACTGTAGTTCATGAAGTCAAATGTAAACTTTATGTGAAG TCAACTGATCCAGCAGACAATGCATGGAAAGACAGGGGCACAGGTCAGCTTTCTATTAGGTGTAAAGAAGGTGTTAGCAAGGGTACCCGGGAATCCAAACCAACTATCCTGATTCGAAACGAT GTTGGGAAGATTTTGCTTAATGCATTGTTATATCCAGGCATTAAAACAAACATGCAGAAGAACTCCGTTGTTGCAATATTCCATACCTCG GGCGATGGTGACAATGATGCTGTTGTCGCACGTACATTCTTGATAAGAATGAAATCAGAGGAGGATCGAAATAAATTGGCAGCAGTCATCCAGGAACATGCTCCTGCTGCCTGA
- the LOC107866010 gene encoding APO protein 1, chloroplastic, with protein sequence MLQHISALTYTPCWLSQNGACPGMVFYKKPLQWAYPFLLKFDHKYHASPRRQGAILCTDRRHNQGRNSKKRDTVPQNVDLPTLLPKKKKKPYPIPLKKIQQAARADKKLAELGVEKKLEPPKNGLLVPDLIPAAYELLDDWKLLIKGLAQLLHSIPVHACSECSQIHVAQTGHEIQDCLGPTNSSRRSFHSWVKGSINDVLIPIESYHMYDPFGTRIKHETRFNYDRIPAVVELCIQAGVDLPGYPSRRRTKPIRMMGKKVIDVGGLVDEPRPSVDTSSVIMDLDTHRAFERFAPPLESEVPRIAQETIDAYEKVKLGVTKLMKKYTVKACGYCSEVHVGPWGHNAKLCGEFKHQWRDGKHGWQDATVDEVFPPNYLWHVQDPKGLPLKSALKRFYGKAPAVVEVCMQAGAHIPQKYKPMMRLDIVLPDNEESRLVA encoded by the exons ATGCTACAGCATATTTCAGCTCTGACTTATACTCCATGTTGGCTATCTCAAAATG GTGCTTGCCCTGGCATGGTTTTCTATAAGAAGCCTCTGCAATGGGCTTATCCGTTTCTGCTGAAG TTTGATCATAAATATCATGCAAGTCCAAGAAGACAAGGAGCCATTCTTTGTACTGATAGGAGGCATAACCAAGGTCGAAACTCTAAGAAACGTGATACTGTGCCGCAGAATGTGGATCTCCCCACACTACTGcccaagaaaaagaagaagcccTATCCCATACCTCTGAAGAAAATTCAGCAGGCTGCCCGGGCTGATAAGAAGCTAGCAGAGTTGGGAGTAGAAAAGAAGCTTGAACCCCCTAAGAATGGATTGCTTGTGCCTGACCTAATTCCAGCGGCTTACGAATTGTTAGATGATTGGAAACTTTTGATTAAAGGACTTGCACAGCTACTCCACTCTATTCCTGTCCATGCTTGTAG TGAATGCTCGCAAATCCATGTTGCTCAAACTGGTCATGAGATTCAGGATTGCCTTGGCCCAACCAACAGTAGTCGCAGAAGCTTCCACTCTTGGGTGAAGGGCTCAATTAATGATGTGCTAATTCCTATTGAGTCATATCATATGTATGATCCCTTTGGCACGCGCATTAAGCATGAGACCCGATTCAACTATGATAGAATTCCAGCAGTTGTAGAACTTTGCATCCAAGCTGGCGTGGATCTGCCAGGATATCCTTCACGGAGAAGGACTAAACCCATCAGAATGATGGGGAAGAAAGTGATCGATGTAGGTGGATTAGTTGATGAGCCTAGACCCTCTGTAGACACAAGTTCGGTTATTATGGACCTAGACACCCATCGTGCTTTTGAACGGTTTGCTCCACCATTGGAATCTGAGGTTCCACGTATTGCCCAGGAGACGATTGATGCATATGAGAAAGTTAAACTGGGGGTGACAAAGTTGATGAAGAAGTACACTGTCAAAGCTTGTGGTTACTGTTCGGAGGTCCATGTGGGGCCTTGGGGTCACAATGCTAAGCTCTGTGGCGAATTTAAACACCAGTGGCGGGATGGGAAACATGGCTGGCAAGATGCAACAGTGGATGAGGTATTTCCCCCAAATTATTTGTGGCATGTTCAAGATCCAAAAGGACTCCCATTGAAGAGTGCACTAAAAAGGTTCTATGGGAAGGCTCCAGCTGTGGTTGAAGTCTGTATGCAGGCTGGTGCTCATATACCTCAGAAGTACAAGCCGATGATGAGGCTAGATATTGTGCTCCCTGACAATGAAGAGAGTCGCCTAGTCGCATAA
- the LOC107866031 gene encoding NADH dehydrogenase [ubiquinone] 1 alpha subcomplex subunit 8-B yields the protein MGSSVDAVGNPIPTSAVLMSASKHIDIRCRSENVAFLKCKKDDPNPEKCLQKGQQVTRCVLSLLKDLHQRCNKEMDAYAGCMYYNTNEFEMCRNEQKDFEKACPY from the exons ATGGGGAGCTCAGTGGATGCAGTAGGGAATCCGATCCCAACATCGGCGGTGTTAATGTCGGCGTCGAAGCACATAGATATTAGATGCCGGAGCGAGAATGTAGCTTTTCTCAAATGCAAAAAAGATGATCCTAACCCTGAAAAATGTCTCCAAAAAGGTCAACAAGTCACTCGCTGTGTCCTTAGCTT GTTGAAGGATCTCCATCAGAGGTGTAACAAAGAGATGGATGCTTATGCTGGATGCATGTACTACAACACAAATGAGTTTGAGATGTGTCGTAATGAGCAGAAGGACTTCGAAAAAGCCTGTCCTTATTGA